The window ATCCAGCCTGGCGGCATCCTTCAGCTGCTTTTGTAGCCCGGTATTGCTAATGTGGGATATGCTATTTCCAAATGCTTGCAGGTGCCGCTCTGCTGCCGCTCTGCTCTCCAGCGATGGCAGCACCAAAGGTGGCCGTGGTTGGCGCGGGAGTCGTCGGGCTGTCCACGGCGCTGTGTGTCGCGGAGACCTTCCCCGCCTGCTCCCTCGCTGTCGTCGCAGAGCAGTTCACCCCCAACACAACAAGCGACGTGGCAGCAGGGATGCTCATCCCTCACACCACCCCAGGTGCGTGCAAAAAAAACCAGACAGATCCCCAAACCAGCAGTCTGACAGTCATTGCCCTGGTTTGGGCCACCCCGGCTGCCTCCATAGCACCAAATAAAACAGGATTGAGCAGGGGCTGAGCCCTGTCCCTCAGGCGCCCAGGCTGTTTGATAAATACGCGCTGCTTTGTACTCCAGCAGAACGGCGAAGCTCCCCTGCACTTTAGAGAACCGAGTCACTACCCGCCAAACCGTGGCTTTTACCCGGTAGCCCGTATCGGGGCAGCTTGGCCGTATCTGGTCTCCAAGGGGATTCAGGATAGGAAGTGGCTCTTTGCAGGAGGACAGCCACCACAAGGCTAAAAGGCCCCGCCTCAAGTTTTAACCCATCTGCATGGCATGCAAATACTTACTATTAAATATACAAGAGGTTATAAATAGTTATAAGCAGAGCTCTGCATTTAGTGGTAGAGGATCTTGCCCATGTGGAAAGGGGGTGAGCATATATTgttctttttccacttttttccctTAACATTTCATCTTGAACTTATAACCTAGCAGGTGTCCTGCCAGATCCCAAGGCAGGATTTGGTGCACAATGCTGCACAAGCGTATTACTTTTGCTAATACCTATGTCAGTCAGCAGGCTCTGCATCGACGTTTGGTGTGGGGGTCAGTCCTTTCCTCCCCAGACAGTCCCTTGGCTAAATGCGAGGGGCCCAGTACAGCGCGATGCTGTGGACCTTCATCTCTCCTGGAAAACCAGGGCTCTCCTTGGGAACTGAAGGCAATCAATCAGCCTCAGAGGGGAACCCAGACTGCCCTATAGCCCCAGATTTTATGGGTTTCCCAAGACTGCTGTGACAGCTGAGGTTTTGCACCCTCACTGCCCACAGCCTAACCTGCAGCTGGGACCAGCTGCGGGAAGCAGGGCCTGGGAGCTGCCCCCCCTCAGGCTCTGCTACCCGCATGGACCCCCGCCACACTGCAGGCTCCAGCCCCGCTGCCAGTGGTCCTGCCCACGCAGCCTCTCAGCACTCCCGTCTTGTCCTCCTCTGCATTTTTCCTCTTGAAACTTTTGGTTTTATTTCCGTGCAGGCACACCAATCCATGTGCAGAAGCAGTGGTTCAAAGAGACGTTCACTTACCTTTTCGCCATCAGTAattcagtggaggcagcagaggctGGCACTCACTTCGTGTCTGGGTAAGAGCAGCCCTCCGAGGCAGTCTGCCACCCGTGTGCCATGCACTGCAGCAGACACAGCCTTTTTCCCTGCGGGAGACCAGCTGCATTCCCCACGCAGAGTGGGGAACCTGGCCGTGCTCCCAAAAAGCTGCAGTGCAGTTGCTCAGATAGGACATATTTTCAAGCAAAATTCATGCATAGGTGTGAGGAGATGAACCACTCTCGGCTGGTCTGCCTGCTGCTAACGTCTTTTTATAAGTGATGTTTTCCATACTGTCATTCACCAGTTgcttgcagcagggcagtctgcaTAGGGTTGGGAATGCAGGATCCTCCAGCTTTAGCAGCTAGGGATACGGATGCGATTGGTGTATGTGTGGGTGTTTCATGCTGCCTAACAGGTACACAGAAATTCGCCTGTTGAGAGTGCTGAGGCTGGACACTGAGTAGCTTATGAGCACCCCAAAACAGTGTGACCCTGCATAGAGGGCAGCCCTGCATAaaggtccagctggagaggcCACGGCTGTGGTGGGCACACTGCATTAGGTGAGGGCACTTTGTGCTTTTATAATCCCTGGGAGACTGCTGTGTGAGGAGCtggaaagaaatgtggatttaaaACTATGGGAGAAAAGGTATTAGCTGCGGAACATCAGCAAATGAACTTGAGAAAAAAAGCTAGGTAGGATTTTTTTGCTGATGTGCCTTGAGAGAGTCTGTCTGAGGCCAATGGATTCTAGACATAAACTTCCCCCTGTACAAAGTgcagagccctgctccctcaggagCCAGGACTGCAGTAACTGCGCTCCTGAGCATTTCCAAGATCCGCTGCAGGCAGCCCCACGGCTGGAGAGCAAGCGGAGAGCAGGAGGATGGTTTTGCCGGCCATCGTTCCTGCCCCCGGAGGAGTTTGTGTCCCAGCTGAGAGTGGTTATGGAAAGGCAAGAGGACACAGACTGTATTAGAAATAGTCCCTGTCCCTCCATCCCCTGTATTGCGTATAGTAGGCCTTCTGTGATCATActgttttcttcagttcttgaCATTTGGCAAATTTTAATCTAGACTCTGAGCCTCTCTCCTCATTATTTATCCTGCTATCTAGCCCTCAAGCTCAACTGTGACAGCCCCTCTGCCTGTTTGCAGTGGCATTTATTATAGTTGCAGGCAGCAATGCTTTCCCTTTGCTATTAGAGCTGGCGAGCTGCACTGATCAATGGGAACAAATTTCTGAATTCTTGTTTTTCCATTAAGGTTGCAGTGACGTGATATGGCAGAGCAATAATGACTAAGTTTTGCCGCTTTTTATCCATGTCCTTttagctggcaggtctttaagagCACTCCCAAGGAAGAGTTACCGTTCTGGTCTGATGTCGTCCTGGGATTTCGACCAATGTCCGAAGCTGAACTCCAGAAATTCCCACAGCACAGCTGTGGTCAGGCCTTTACAACACTGAAATGCGACTGCCCACCCTACCTACTGTGGCTGGAGAAAAGGTTGGTTGTGATGCAGACTGGGGGTGCAGAGTGAAATCCAACCGAGGGTACTATGGGAAGCTGGGGACACATAAGAGGTTGGGAATCCTAGGTTTGAACACATCTGGAAAAGGGCTCTTTTTCACTGGGGAAAATGCAGCAAGGTGACTCTTGGGGGAGAGCACTAGTGATAAATACCGAATCTTTCCAAACTTTGAAAGGCCCCATTTATGTAATGACAACTTTCTACCACTCTGGCTGTACCATGGGGCTTTAAATTGGGAATACCTCTGAGCACAGTATTGATATAGCCACAGGGAGCCACACTCGGCCAGCTGAGCTTTTAAGATGTGTTGGGAACCTGCCGCATCCTAGGAGAGCACATGGGTGCTCCTCACTTGCCAGACTTCCCAGATATATTCCTCCACTCTTCAAGATACATCCAGTTCCTGAGAGAACGCGGATATCTGGGAAGATGTCTAATCTGCCAGGACTTTGGATTTAAGAATGGGTTGGTCCAATTCATCTCAAATTTGGTCAACAATCTCAGTCATTTCTTAATCCGTTCAGGTGAAAAAGCTCAGATAACATCATTTTGTAACAAACCTTCTGGAAACATTTTCCAATGCAAAATGCGCGATGCACTCGGGGGAATTGCAGCTTTAGAATTCATGCCTAGATTGACAGGAAAGTTCGATGTGTTGGCAAGACAAGCTTTCCCCAAAATACATGGATTTCAAAGAACCACAGGAGAGTCAGGATGCAGATCTAAAAAAGTTCTGACACCTGGAGTGCACATTTAGTCCATTTAGTACCCTTAAAATGAGCAAATAGCTGTCTCCACTTGAGAGAAAGTAATGAGCTGCAAGCTGATTTGAGGTTAAGTACTGAGCCGTGTACCTCCATCGTGGTACAAATTGCCAGCTAATCTTGGATGTCTTTCATCTCGGTGCAAATTGTGAAAAAATGTTTCTTGTTCCTACAACCCGCCCAACTGGGAGCACACCAGTGCCACCAAGGCCACGTGATGTCTGCGCTGTCTCCTCCGAACACATGCTCTGTCATGTTTCATTGCTTAACCCATGGGAAATTTCCGCTGAAGCACAACTAAATTGTTAAATCCATTTAGTGTCTGTCATGTGATTTCTGCTTGCTCCTTATTCCTGTTATAGCCTTCTTATTTCTCAGAGGATGTTGTCTAATAAGATGATcaagcttcttttctttctcttctctctggtGATCAGAAAAGAGAGCATATTAAACATGTAACTAATGCTCAAAACCCTAGTGATCTGAGCAGTATTTATGGACTGTTCTCTTCACAGTTGACAAGGAAAACTGTTTTTGTGCTCACTTTGCTGGTTCAAGAATAGGAACTTTTTCCTGCTTGCTTGTCTGAATTCAGGAGTTTTCAGCAGCTTTTAATACTGCTGTATTTTCAGTGGCATAATGGCAGAGTCACAAATACAATGTTTGTGAGATTCCCAGCAGTTTGTCGAGCCAGAGCTGTTGCATGGGACTTCCCCAGTTTTTCCCAGCCAGCCCCCGTGTCCTGCTGCACCTAAATCTGAGTCCCGAAGCACCAGCTGTGCCCTGGATCCTTGGCTCACTCATTGCTTTGGGGGAAACCACCACCGTATATTTGGACTGATCACTTTGTCAGCTGCTGGAGTATTGCAAGGGACAAGGTTTCTCACTTAGTGCATGGATCACCAGGCTGTCTCCTGACTTGCTCTTGCCAAAACCCCTGCTAAAGACCCCAAGCACTGGATGTGGCTGACAGTGCACGGTGCCTCCACCTCGCTCTGACAGAGCATTTCCCTGGGGCCAGGGAAATGTTTCTCCACTGGGAAGGACTACAAACTTCAGGAGAGTTCAGGGTGGAGTTTAGCTTGAAATTTAGCTCAAAGATGAACCTCAGGAAGGGGTGAGTTTTGCTTGAGAGAGTGGTTTGTGAACCGAACTTTTCAGGCGCCAGAGCTATGTCCCCCACCCTGCAGCAGATCTCTACTTCCAAATAGTGTGAACGGAAGCAAATGCTGCTCAGTGCATTGGCCCTGGGAATGGGGTCTCACTCCCCTCACACTTCTTTCCTGTCTAATTCCTGCCAGGCCCTGCagccctccagcactcacctcaTTTGCAAGGGAGGCCCCCTTAGCCGCAGAGTGATCCCTTATTATTGTTGCAGAAGGGTATGCAGGGAGGTGTATAAAAgtaaacacagaggaaaaaaaagatcttacAGGAGTAGTTTTAGAAATGCAAGCTCTGCCTGAGACAGACAGGCTGCccgctggcctggctgatgcctgTGAAGGGTTCAGGTGCCCAGAGATGGGTGTTTAATGCTCTGCATTGCGCTGCGTGGCTCCCGGCTGCTGCTCTAAAAGGGTCCAGGTCTCCTGTGGGTCCTATGCCATACTTGCCCGGCCTGCAGGGACATCCCTGAGACCCCAGGGCATCTGACATGGCGTGAGGTGACCAAGTTTAGCACCTGAGTGGCTCCCCTGGTGTCAAAGGAGTGAATTGGGAATGAATGTGACAGTATGCAATAAGCACATTAAAAGGAGTGTACAATAGTGCTATCACTAGCAGCATGAGAAGTAAGTTAATGAATAAAAGTGACATTTTCAGCTTGCTGGGGCTGCTAAAGTTTGGAATCATTATAGAAATGAATCAATGAGACCATGAGGATGTGTCTGTCTATGTATCTAGGGTCTTATGCCAGACCCTTCTCTGTAATAGCTATCAACTTGTTGTATCTTTTCCCACCCAAACAAGCTGAAAAATATCTTTGATCAGGCCAAATCAGACAGAACACAAACAGAAGCCCCATAccacttcctttgctttttgtcCCATCTGTTGTTTGGTTTGATCTGAATGTTAAAGACAATCTCACTTACTTGATGTGCTTAATAATTACATGACGGTTTAGGGGTTTCATTTCAGCCTCACttcagggtgttttgttttgtttttttccaggttgAAAGCAAAAGGTGTCCAGATGTACACCAGAAAAGTAGCAAACTTATGGGAGCTGCAAAGCGAATATAACATCGTCGTCAACTGTGCGGGCATTGGTGCCCACCAGCTCGTGGGGGACCAGAAGCTGTTCCCCGTCAGGGGCCAAGTACTCAAGGTTCATGCTCCTTGGGTGAAAAACTTTATCCGGGATGGGGACGGCTTAACTTACATCTACCCAGGGATACACAGCGTAACCCTAGGGGGAACCAGGGAAAAGGAGAGCTGGAGCCTCTCCCCTAATCCCAACACTACCAAAGATATCTTTGACAGATGCTGTGCCCTTGAGCCCTCACTTCAGCGAGCTCAGGATATAAAGGTGAAGGTGGGCCTGAGGCCATCCCGAGCGTgtgtgagactgcagagagagATCTTGAGCCAAGGAGGAGCAAAGCTCCTGGTGGTCCACAACTATGGGCACGGGTCAGGTGGCTTTTCGATGCACAGGGGCACAGCCAAAGAGGCTGCTCACCTGGTAGGGGAGTGCATTGCTGCCCTGCAAGACTTCTCATCGAGGGCCAAGCTTTGAACCTCAGAGGCTTCTTTTCCATTAATGACAGGTTAATATTGCATCCCCTAGTAGTGTCTTTGGACCCCTGGATGGAAGGAGCCTAAGCTGACAGCTAGTGCCATTGCAGATGCTTGGTGGTATCTCACCTGGCTTCCAGCTGGCACTCCAGGAAGGCCTGCTGGGTTGATCCAAGCATTAGCATAGCTGCCTCTCTCCTCTATCTAGTATTGTTCCTGCCTCAGTGATTTCTCCTAGGTTTGTGTTGAGGAGGATGAGAGATAATAAATGTCCTTCATATAGCAGGAATCAGATTGCTGAAGTATAATATAAACAACATAAATTTGCCATTTGTTCATCTGTATCTAAATTGTATTGAATGAGCTAGATTCAGATTCAGCAAAAACTAATTTTCTCCTATTGTACTAAATCTAATCTGGTATTGTTCTTGTTCCTGCCATCTTGCTAACAAACTTTACCATTTTCCATACAATTTACAGGGAAATGAAAACCCCACAGTGCTGCATTGCAGTGCTCCAGGTCAGCTCTTACAAAAAACAATGTTAGGTCACTGTCACGTGCAGTGACCACGCAAGCATGATTTTAAGAGCACGTTTATGAGACTGATCACTGCATTCACTAATGTTACACCTCAGGAGGAAACACAAAGTTTCTGGGAGAGGAAGTTGCCCTGCATGAGCTATAGTTTTGTGTATCTTTTCTCATGCCAGTTTGCAAATCTCTTTTTTCTGAACCTCTGAGACCTTGCTctcattgatttttgttttttcccatatATCACCTCAATAGCAGCTTTGACATGGCCTGTCTCCTGTGGAAGAGGATTTTTCAGGGGGGCTTGGGAGTGCAACCTTTCTTTGCTACTTCTCATCAGCACTTGTAGTGTTCTTACTCCTTTTCTTGCAACAGCTGATATCATTAACCAGTGACAAACCAACACGGATCTTAACACCAATTTCAGTTACATAAGAGAGAGAAGAGCCATTTAAGTCAAGATAAACACTATAAAGACAAATTTTTCTGTAATGGGATGTGAGTGAACTCATCTCTCATAATGAAGCCAAGCTATGGCAGCTCTGACTGTCACGCCATAATAAAGGCTGAGCTGAACTTTACACTTTCCACAGTTCAAGCCCTTGGATGTGTCTGAAGATATTCACTCCCCAGGATTAGAGTTTACCGTCAAAGTACAGGATGAATGTCTGACTGTTAGGGATTAACTGCTCATTAGATCTTAAATGACTCATTTAAGAGAACTAGCATCCATTTTTGACTGGCTTTTGTCCTTACAATTACAAAAACCCTTCAAGAATTCATGTGATTAAAATTAACTGATAAATAAAAGTCTAATAATTAAGCAAAGGTcacttctgaagtgttttctttcataaatgaGGGGTTTTTTTCATTCAGTGGGGCTTGACAGGGCCAAAAAAAGCCCATGCATAACTATCACGTTTGCAAATGGCTGCCAACTCCTGCTATTCTCAGTGGGGATGAAGACAGTTATCCTTAGCGAGGGACAGCTGTCGAAAGGAACATCATCATATTAAAGTACAGGTCAATCTGCTCGGGATCAGCCTAAGCCACCCCTGCTTTCAGGCATTTTGCCCTTTTCTTCTCAGCTCTAGCTGCCAGTTTtgcacctctccctccctccccattaATTCACCTTTCCAGTGATAGGAGAGGGCAGAGCTGCTTCTTTCGGTGGCGGTCTTGGCATAGTGTTTGTCGAACTGCAGCTTTGTTCTTGGCTAACACGGAACGAGGAAATGCATGGAAAAAACCCAGAGGAAGAGTCATTTTTTCTTAATCTTGATTTTCATCTgagaaacacaaacaaacagTTCAGCTCAGTCTGGAGCTAGAAACACTACTAATGACAATTGTATGCTCATAGCACCATGAGAAATTCAAATCATGTTTGAGCCCTGGTTGTGCACTTCTACTCTGCAGGATGGTGGGATTTCTTCTAATTTACTTCTAAAAGTTGCCTGAAGTGGCCCAGCAGAAGAAGGCCACTTCTAGCCATTCCCAGCCCAGGAGCTTCCTCAGCTGTAGTGTTTCATGGCCCTCAAATGACTTATCTTCCACAAGTTTGTCAGATCACTTTTGAAACCACGTACTACGCTTTTGTCATCCTTTGTGAATTTATACATCCATATCATAATCTCCCAGTCACTTCTTTTCCATCTTGACAAGCCCTGGTTTATGTAATTGCTATCCATATAATGTTATCCTGTATCTTTGCTCATCCATCTCGCCCATCTTTACACCTTTTCTCACTCTAACATACCCTTTTTGAGATGGAGGGACCAAAACTGCACATTGTACTCATGATACGGGGGACTGTGTATTCAGCTGATGACATAACCactgttctgttttctgttcGTTTCCTAATAATTTCTAATATTCAATTGCTGTATAACCACTCTTGAGCTTTTAACTTACATTTGAATAGAACTATGTAACTGCAAAATATTGGTCCTGAAGAGCAGGTTCAGAGGCCATTGCTGAGACTGTCTCATGAGGGGTCTTCCCCCCTCCGCCCACTCCAGCCACGTGTTTATCTCTGCTTTTATCTACACTGAATTTGACCTGCCATTTCATTGCCCAGTCTTGTGAGATGGTTTTCTGCTGCTCCTTGAATAAGGTAGTAACCAGCAAACTGAGCCACTTCACCATTTACCACCTTATTTATGAATATGTGAATATGTGGATTAGCACTGGCCCTAGTGACATCTCTCCACTGTGAAAATGGATCATTTATACCTTGTCTTTCTTATGCTATAACCAGTTGCTGACTCATGAGAGGACCTTCCTTCTAATCCCCTGCCAGATTAGTTTCTTGGTGAGTCTTTGGTGATGAACTTCATCTAGAACGTGAGCAGACCACATCAGCTGGATCACTTGAGTCTGCAGCCCCATGGCTTCTTCTGAGACTGTAAGAGGTTACAAGTAATCTATTTAGCTTTTCCGTTAGAGTTTATCTATTCTGAAACACCTCTGATACCCTGATCAACTGCTGACTGTATACTCTGGTCACCTGCAGACCCTCTGGCAGGCCCCCTGCTACTGATGGATTAGAGAAAGGTTTTTTACCTATTAGCAAGTTATTTCCTCAAAATCTTCTTTGGTCTGCCTTTCTGTTTCCACTTTTAATTTGACAGAGtttatgttcttttttatttcctcatttggACATTACCTATTTTGGTTCTTTCACATGCGATTTTTATCAGTGTATTATAATGAGCCAGTAATGACCTTTCTTCTGGAAAGTCTCTGATTTTTCTATTGGTTCAATACCCTTATACAAAAATCAAGCATTTTCATCTCTCATCTTATTTTCAGACTTCTAGCATACAGAAGAAAGCCTATATTCAGCCTGATTGCTCTAATTCCTGTGCCCTGCTAAAATGGGACTTTATTTGTTCAGACTGCTCCTTGCCGTTTCCTGCTTGTTTTGTAGACTTCCTTCACTTGAAGTTATAAAGATGGCACCTTTAGAAGACATGCCATCACAAACCCTTGCCTCTCTGCCTGGCCACTTTCTCCCAGTCTCTAGCTTAAAATCCTTTGTTTATCTTACACTTTGTCACAGAGGCTTTCTTCCCCGGTAGGGTCATGCCACCCAAAGGCTGAGCATCCTACTTAGGAGCCTCAGCTTTTTGGTCCAGAGGCTTTCAGTTTGCTAAGAACATGTCCAAATATTTTGGGACTAATTGCACATCCCTATATCATTTTCCCCCTTATGCAGGTGAGGAAAAGTGCTTTAAAACATTCTGAAATATATACAGAGTTATACACGCAAGTGTATGACAAAAAAAGATTCTTCTGAGAGAAACTAAATATTGAGTCCAATTTTCTATCTACATAGCACAGAAAGAAGGAAGCACTAATGCTTATGCCTCCATCGGCTTCTCTATAAGGCAGTGCCTGTCACAGAGCTCTAGCACAGAAGTAAACTGGTCCAGCAGAGCTCTGAGCAAGGCACCAGGTCACCCAGTCCCCGGGCCACCCTCCATGGGGTTACTTAGCCCAGGGACAGCACTGCATTGCCCCAGCGATGCGGTGTCCCATGTTGGAGCTGGCTTTTTTAGGGCTGACATGGGCTTTTTGTGCTGACGCTGCCTTGAGCCAAGTATACATCTACCCCCACAAAGGGGATTTGCAACTTTGAGATGCCTGCAAGATGGCTTGCTTACATGCAAAGCTTGGCTttgaggcagctgaggctgctgaGATGAATCCTTGAGCTCTCCAGCTATTCTCCCTCATGTGTCAGTCTCTGGCAAGGTCTCATCAGTCATCCCTAAGTTTCTGCTCCTCACTCAAGATCCTTGCCAGGATCTGAAGCAAAACAGTGGCTTGCGTTAACTCTTTAGCTCCAACTCCAGCTTAGCTGGTAGCTAAGGAATTTGTGAAACTGCATTTTGACTCTAAATCTGTCTGCGCTGTCACTTCTTCACCTGGAAATGCATAGCAGGTGCCAGAGAAACTCTTGCAGGTGGGAAAGGCATAACAGTTGAAGGTCATTAAATCTCAATAATTTTCAATCCTGATGAAATGGCCCCTAAATAAAGACTTGGCCGTCACCTGTGGAAACCTGCTAGCTCTCCCAAGACAGGAGCAGTTTGTGCTTCACCTGCGTCAGCTCCACAGCTCAATTCATGGCACatcttttcttgtctttctctACTCAGCATAACGTCCTTTCCTCCCATGTCTTTCACTCTTCCGTCTGAAATCCCTGGGAATGTTAATTAGGTTTCAACACCGGCCTGGCTTCATGAGGCATTTTATCATTGCCCCATTCCTAAGGCCTTGCATGTCCAGACAGAAGTTAATGGACTGTATGCGAGTATTTCCTTCTTATCCCCACTTTCTAATCTACAGGGAATAGACATCCCTGACAGATGGCAACTGATCTGTCACAATCATAATGAACTTCAGAGGCTTAATTAtaacagaaaaaaggaacaatTATATTTCAGACATTTTTACCTGTCCTTAGCATTGCGGACAGCGGATGGGCTGTATGATGGATTTTAGAACTTGGGCACAAAATAATAGTTTTCTGCAACAGGGTATTTTACTCATTTTGTGTCACAGAAACAAAGCCATAAAGATATAGTGTCTCAATACAGACTTTTGCCTATATTTAAAACACATTTGCCAATTTCCtcaaaaaatagaggaaaaccaGCATTCACCATTCACTAGCATCCTTTCCCAATCGAATTGACAACTTGAGATAAACTTCAGTCTCATAAATTCAAATTCATTTGGAATAAATGTGGTAAATAAAGGGAAAACTCATGGCCTGGGCAGACATTTGCATTGTTTTCACATTTTCTCAAATAATCGTAATTGCTGTGGGATGgtttattttattctgctttattCCCTATTTTCCACTAGAGGGAGATGTTGGATTAAGAAGTAACTAGtgaaaacacaaactccatcacaAGGGGAAGACGAAGTGATGCTAAACCAAGAAGATAAGTGGAAATGTGGGTGCCTGTTGGGATACAGGGCTCCCACATACATATAATGCACAGGTGGCTTGAAGGATGAGGGTGCTGCAGTCGAGCTTAAGAAATAATAACATTCAGTTAGTACTTTGAAACGTTATGGGGAGAGCATAAAAAAATGTGCATTGAGGAAATGGGAACGTGAGAGGGAGCAACATACCAAAAGctgtcattaataaaaataataggatTTAATCTTAGATCAAACCATTGCTATTACAGGATCGCCCAGAGCTTCTCTGCCACCAAAAGACTGCAGGGAAAAACACCGTCGTGGGTAGCCAAGAGTCCTCAATTCCTTGTTTTGGGGGACTCACGGCCCCAAAGCCCCTAGCAGGAGTGGCTGCCCTGGTGCTGAGTCACCTGTGCTGAGTGTGCAGGATCCAAAGGCAGTTTTCTCACAGCACCGCTGGCTGCCTGCCCCACTGCCTTGGCTGCCCTTCCAGGTGCGTCTTATCTCATGCCGTGCCTGCAGATGCTTAGGTAGCTAAAAGTACTGTTTGAGGCTGATCAGAAATGGTCTTTTCTCTTTCTGGGGAATTTCCTCCCCCAAATGTTTGTGTTCCTCAATAAAGAAggcaaaattaacattttttggaGACAGAAAAGTGTGCATGAGTCAAAGTTTAGCTGTGTGAAGAAA is drawn from Apteryx mantelli isolate bAptMan1 chromosome 3, bAptMan1.hap1, whole genome shotgun sequence and contains these coding sequences:
- the DDO gene encoding D-aspartate oxidase, with product MAAPKVAVVGAGVVGLSTALCVAETFPACSLAVVAEQFTPNTTSDVAAGMLIPHTTPGTPIHVQKQWFKETFTYLFAISNSVEAAEAGTHFVSGWQVFKSTPKEELPFWSDVVLGFRPMSEAELQKFPQHSCGQAFTTLKCDCPPYLLWLEKRLKAKGVQMYTRKVANLWELQSEYNIVVNCAGIGAHQLVGDQKLFPVRGQVLKVHAPWVKNFIRDGDGLTYIYPGIHSVTLGGTREKESWSLSPNPNTTKDIFDRCCALEPSLQRAQDIKVKVGLRPSRACVRLQREILSQGGAKLLVVHNYGHGSGGFSMHRGTAKEAAHLVGECIAALQDFSSRAKL